One genomic window of Vibrio ziniensis includes the following:
- a CDS encoding L,D-transpeptidase family protein: MKCIHFFAVLLVLLSCPLAADEGNLSNRSWVEKNVNNLSSLQYPERIKHLYQEHGNQLIWLDVPLMEKLEHQLEVIHRAGFSPLFSLRLNKLRKFREQRAWFEYDLFATDTLIMYLSYAEQAEKIGQEWFFDGQKLTDHLPLPSDNAFISLEVAISTQGIGELIQSYTPRAVSYQPLVKAYQTLLPLESAFIPTYFQKGMLIKPGDKLADRELLIKRLSLVNIDMSSVNEGVSWYDESLVNVVKQFQTMHGLKSDGIIGPATFKWLNLSVKARLSLLALNAERSRLWSQEDTVIVVNIPGFDMKYWYSGKPIFTTKVVVGSVKRPTPLMSVKLDSVILNPTWNVPRKIMVEDILPLAKRDVNYFSRHHIDIIKSWGSDQTLDPKVIDWSMVEPESFPYRMRQQSGRKNALGLYKFNTPNSRAIYLHDTPSKHLFNNSSRAFSSGCIRVQNASLFASKIFETQGIDESQLEESKKASNKSVTLKKRIPVQIIYQTVWYEGGSLQYRDDVYRFDAQSRG, translated from the coding sequence ATGAAATGTATCCATTTTTTTGCAGTGTTGCTTGTTTTACTAAGCTGCCCTTTGGCTGCAGATGAGGGGAACCTTTCAAATCGTAGCTGGGTTGAAAAGAATGTAAACAACCTATCAAGTCTCCAATATCCAGAACGAATTAAGCATCTTTATCAAGAACATGGGAATCAACTCATTTGGTTAGATGTACCGTTAATGGAGAAGTTGGAGCATCAACTTGAAGTGATTCATCGTGCAGGTTTTAGCCCATTATTCTCTCTTCGTTTAAATAAACTTAGAAAATTCCGTGAGCAAAGGGCCTGGTTTGAATACGATTTGTTCGCTACTGATACGCTGATCATGTATTTGAGCTATGCGGAGCAAGCCGAGAAGATAGGGCAAGAATGGTTTTTTGATGGTCAAAAATTGACTGACCACCTTCCTCTTCCGAGTGATAATGCGTTTATATCACTAGAGGTCGCCATCAGTACGCAAGGGATAGGAGAGTTGATACAATCATATACGCCTAGAGCAGTATCTTATCAGCCATTGGTAAAAGCTTACCAAACTCTACTGCCCTTAGAATCTGCATTTATTCCCACTTATTTTCAAAAGGGTATGTTAATCAAACCAGGAGACAAACTGGCTGACAGAGAACTTCTGATTAAACGCTTGTCACTTGTTAATATTGATATGAGCTCAGTTAATGAGGGAGTCTCTTGGTACGATGAAAGTTTGGTCAATGTGGTCAAGCAATTCCAGACAATGCACGGTTTAAAATCGGATGGAATTATTGGTCCTGCAACATTCAAATGGCTAAACCTTTCTGTTAAGGCGCGCTTATCCTTGTTAGCTCTAAATGCTGAACGGAGTCGCTTATGGTCGCAGGAAGATACCGTTATTGTGGTCAACATTCCTGGCTTTGATATGAAGTATTGGTATTCGGGTAAGCCAATTTTTACTACTAAAGTCGTTGTTGGTAGTGTAAAACGTCCCACTCCTCTGATGTCGGTAAAGTTAGATTCAGTGATTCTGAATCCAACTTGGAACGTGCCTAGAAAAATCATGGTTGAAGATATTCTTCCTCTCGCTAAAAGAGACGTGAATTATTTTAGTCGACACCATATCGATATCATCAAAAGCTGGGGGTCAGATCAAACGTTAGATCCAAAAGTGATTGACTGGTCAATGGTTGAACCAGAGTCCTTTCCGTATCGCATGCGCCAGCAATCGGGGCGTAAAAACGCTCTAGGTCTGTACAAGTTCAACACGCCTAATTCTCGAGCTATTTATTTACACGACACACCGAGTAAACATTTGTTTAATAACTCATCAAGAGCGTTCAGTTCGGGTTGTATTCGTGTTCAGAATGCCTCTCTTTTTGCTTCTAAAATATTCGAAACTCAGGGGATTGATGAATCACAACTTGAGGAAAGTAAGAAGGCGAGCAACAAATCTGTCACTTTGAAAAAGAGAATTCCGGTTCAGATTATCTATCAGACTGTGTGGTATGAAGGTGGTAGTTTGCAATACAGAGATGATGTTTACCGTTTTGATGCCCAATCTCGTGGGTAA
- a CDS encoding GTP cyclohydrolase II → MAEVRARVDFKVGAKSSIDAEILSFKGLETDKEHVAVIFKSVDKSQDVPLVRMHSECLTGDVFHSSRCDCGEQLEETIEKMGEFGGIILYLRQEGRGIGLYNKIDAYRLQSQGMNTYEANNHLGFGDDLRDFTEAAQMLKALGICKIRLITNNPKKVKDLKDHGIEIVEVVNTAAHIKSGNENYLKAKVSHGKHDLKL, encoded by the coding sequence ATGGCGGAAGTAAGAGCCAGGGTTGACTTTAAAGTCGGCGCAAAAAGTAGCATTGACGCTGAAATCCTTTCTTTTAAAGGATTAGAAACAGATAAAGAGCATGTTGCTGTCATTTTCAAATCTGTTGATAAGTCCCAAGACGTCCCATTAGTTCGTATGCACTCCGAGTGTCTAACAGGCGATGTTTTTCATTCGTCGCGATGCGATTGTGGCGAGCAGCTTGAAGAAACAATTGAAAAAATGGGTGAGTTTGGCGGAATCATTTTATATCTTCGCCAAGAGGGTAGAGGTATCGGGCTTTACAATAAGATCGATGCCTATCGCCTACAGAGCCAAGGTATGAATACCTATGAAGCAAATAATCACTTAGGTTTTGGTGATGACCTGCGCGATTTCACAGAAGCGGCGCAAATGTTGAAAGCCTTAGGGATTTGCAAAATTCGTTTGATTACTAATAATCCTAAAAAAGTTAAAGATTTAAAAGATCACGGTATAGAAATCGTTGAAGTGGTTAATACGGCTGCTCATATTAAATCCGGTAATGAAAACTATTTGAAAGCGAAAGTCTCACACGGAAAGCATGACTTAAAGTTATGA
- a CDS encoding imelysin family protein encodes MTFKYFLPSILVLSLTACQSNQTASYADQTRHVSQSTYLVEYQAANHFSVQAHSLAQAFANYCETDVADNSELKQQWHTTMLAWMALQGQERGPADALAQSWNVQFWPDKKNTTGLKMTALTKQDKFWTAAEISENSVTVQGLGALEWLIYDSKSPLTSSKAQACMSATAISKNLANRADTIEKAWRTNPWTKLDEQSWKSEYIALLSNQLEFSMSKLSRPLANIGKPRPYFSESWRSKTSMFNLKANVEAMQALYLSNGSGLDQMLRDRGLVDLADRVKTQYANLVEAWPEEGSLFDLLQTKDGYRMVLSQYNKMDQLKYLLHDEVSVALDVVIGFNATDGD; translated from the coding sequence ATGACCTTCAAATATTTTTTGCCAAGTATATTGGTTTTGAGTTTAACGGCCTGCCAATCGAACCAAACGGCGTCATATGCCGATCAGACGCGCCATGTGAGTCAATCAACCTACTTGGTAGAATATCAGGCAGCAAATCATTTTTCGGTTCAGGCGCATTCACTGGCACAGGCATTCGCGAACTATTGCGAAACTGACGTTGCCGACAATTCGGAACTAAAACAACAGTGGCATACAACTATGCTTGCTTGGATGGCGCTTCAAGGTCAGGAGCGTGGTCCTGCTGACGCCTTGGCTCAGAGCTGGAATGTTCAATTCTGGCCAGACAAGAAAAATACCACTGGTCTAAAGATGACTGCGCTTACCAAGCAGGATAAGTTTTGGACAGCAGCGGAAATCTCAGAAAATAGTGTGACGGTACAAGGGTTGGGGGCGCTTGAGTGGTTGATCTACGACTCAAAATCACCGCTGACTTCCTCAAAAGCTCAAGCATGTATGTCTGCAACAGCGATCAGTAAAAACCTTGCAAACAGAGCAGACACGATTGAAAAAGCGTGGCGTACAAATCCATGGACAAAACTTGATGAACAATCATGGAAGTCTGAATATATTGCTCTGCTTTCTAATCAGCTCGAGTTTTCCATGTCTAAGTTAAGCCGACCATTAGCCAATATAGGCAAACCGCGCCCTTATTTTTCTGAGTCATGGCGTTCTAAAACTTCAATGTTTAACTTAAAAGCGAACGTTGAAGCGATGCAAGCGCTGTACTTATCTAACGGAAGTGGCCTTGATCAAATGCTTAGAGATCGTGGCTTAGTCGATTTAGCCGACCGAGTAAAAACACAGTATGCAAACTTAGTCGAAGCATGGCCAGAAGAAGGCAGTCTGTTTGACTTACTGCAAACAAAAGATGGATACCGCATGGTGCTTTCTCAATACAACAAAATGGATCAGTTGAAGTATTTGTTGCACGACGAAGTGTCAGTCGCGTTGGATGTAGTAATAGGGTTTAATGCAACAGATGGTGACTGA
- a CDS encoding YcbK family protein, whose protein sequence is MIVSRRDFLKFAGSGLVVAACAPTIAQASLPVEPRVLALNNLHTGETLESCYFNGHRYVRSELKRLNHICRDFRRNEVYPMDKGLFDQLTRIQTLIGCEAEVQIISGYRSPATNEMLRNNSNGGVAQKSYHMLGKAFDFRLDGVSLKQVHEAALSLNVGGVGYYPRSGFVHIDTGPVRRWQGS, encoded by the coding sequence TTGATTGTATCCCGACGTGATTTTTTGAAATTTGCTGGAAGTGGTTTGGTGGTTGCGGCCTGTGCACCTACGATTGCTCAGGCTTCCCTTCCTGTTGAACCGCGTGTGTTAGCTTTAAACAACTTACATACAGGCGAAACGTTAGAAAGTTGCTATTTCAACGGTCATCGTTACGTTCGCTCAGAACTAAAAAGACTAAATCACATTTGCCGCGACTTCCGCCGTAACGAAGTTTACCCTATGGATAAAGGGTTATTCGACCAACTAACTCGTATTCAGACCTTAATTGGATGTGAGGCAGAAGTGCAGATTATTTCTGGTTACCGATCTCCAGCTACAAATGAAATGCTACGTAATAATTCGAACGGTGGTGTCGCTCAGAAGAGTTACCACATGTTAGGTAAAGCTTTCGATTTCCGCTTGGATGGCGTGTCGCTGAAGCAAGTTCATGAAGCTGCATTAAGTTTAAATGTTGGTGGTGTTGGTTATTACCCTCGTAGCGGATTTGTTCATATTGACACTGGTCCAGTTCGCCGCTGGCAGGGCTCGTAA
- a CDS encoding MBL fold metallo-hydrolase, with the protein MSLQYQVVPVTHFAQNCSIVWCDETMEGVVVDPGGDVKQLKAVIDKLGVKVVHIVLTHGHLDHVGGTEALAEQLGNVDIVGPHKADNFWLQGLEGQSQMFGFPLTEAFEPNTWLDEGDTVTFGKQTLQVIHTPGHTPGHVVLFSEEAKLAFVGDVLFHGSIGRTDFPQGNHSDLLTSIKTKLWPLGNDVTFIPGHGPKSTFGHERLHNHYVADEMPLY; encoded by the coding sequence ATGTCTTTACAATATCAAGTTGTCCCAGTGACTCACTTCGCTCAAAACTGTTCAATTGTTTGGTGTGATGAAACCATGGAAGGCGTGGTCGTCGATCCGGGTGGTGACGTCAAACAATTGAAAGCTGTGATTGATAAACTCGGCGTGAAAGTGGTTCATATCGTACTTACACACGGTCATCTAGACCATGTTGGTGGTACGGAAGCGCTGGCTGAACAACTTGGCAATGTCGATATTGTTGGGCCACATAAAGCAGATAACTTCTGGTTGCAAGGGTTAGAAGGGCAAAGCCAAATGTTTGGTTTTCCACTCACAGAAGCTTTCGAACCAAATACTTGGTTAGATGAAGGTGATACGGTAACTTTCGGTAAGCAGACTCTCCAGGTGATTCACACTCCGGGTCATACACCGGGTCATGTGGTTTTGTTTAGTGAAGAAGCAAAATTGGCTTTTGTTGGTGATGTATTGTTCCACGGCAGCATCGGTCGTACCGATTTCCCACAAGGTAATCACAGTGATTTGCTGACTTCCATCAAAACCAAACTGTGGCCGCTGGGGAATGATGTTACTTTCATTCCGGGTCACGGACCAAAATCTACTTTCGGTCATGAAAGATTGCACAATCATTATGTGGCTGATGAGATGCCTCTTTACTGA
- a CDS encoding di-heme oxidoredictase family protein → MKSYFSALLLSLASCQALAEDVKSGGSTSTTKAGPNAYSLPASNLPMSKRLDFSVGNSFFRNPWVPAPSSTDARDGLGPLFNTNGCQNCHIKDGRGHPPEANDTQAVSMLVRISIPAETSEQKAIYDKAGVVPEPVYGDQLQDFALPGKKAEGSIHISYDEVVVKFADGTPVLLRKPNLSIQNLGYGKLHPKTLFSARVAPPMIGLGLLESIPEQTILSWQDEDDANGDGISGRVNRVWDVRSDKKVVGRFGWKAGQPSLMQQNAAAFNGDLGLTSSLFPMENCTVHQSLCHEVPNGGEPEVSENILDFVEFYSQHLAVPVRRNVDAPAVQHGKKLFAEVGCNNCHKTDVKTAKMESRPALSEQTIHPYTDLLLHDMGEGLSDGRSEALASGNEWRTPPLWGIGYTEEVNNHTYFLHDGRARNLMEAVLWHGGEAQQAKAKVLQFNKQEREALIAFLNSL, encoded by the coding sequence ATGAAATCGTATTTTTCAGCACTATTATTAAGTCTGGCATCTTGCCAAGCTCTGGCTGAAGACGTGAAATCTGGTGGCAGCACAAGTACGACCAAAGCTGGCCCTAACGCTTATTCCTTACCAGCCTCCAACTTACCTATGTCGAAACGCTTGGATTTTAGCGTAGGTAACAGTTTTTTCCGTAATCCTTGGGTTCCAGCGCCTTCTTCAACCGATGCTCGCGATGGTTTAGGACCACTATTTAACACTAATGGTTGTCAGAACTGCCACATTAAAGATGGTCGTGGTCATCCTCCAGAAGCCAATGATACACAAGCGGTATCTATGCTTGTACGTATTAGTATTCCGGCAGAAACCTCTGAACAGAAAGCGATTTATGACAAAGCAGGGGTAGTTCCTGAGCCAGTCTACGGTGACCAATTGCAGGATTTTGCACTTCCAGGAAAAAAGGCGGAAGGTTCTATACATATTTCCTATGATGAAGTGGTCGTCAAGTTTGCTGATGGGACACCTGTACTGCTGCGTAAACCCAATCTTTCCATTCAGAATCTCGGTTATGGAAAGTTGCATCCTAAGACTCTATTCTCAGCACGTGTGGCTCCACCTATGATTGGGCTAGGCTTATTAGAGTCGATCCCTGAGCAGACGATTCTCTCTTGGCAAGATGAGGACGACGCTAATGGCGACGGTATCTCTGGCCGTGTAAACCGAGTTTGGGATGTACGTAGCGATAAAAAAGTTGTCGGTCGTTTTGGTTGGAAAGCAGGGCAGCCATCTTTGATGCAGCAAAATGCAGCTGCCTTTAATGGCGATTTAGGATTGACGAGCAGCCTTTTCCCTATGGAAAACTGTACCGTCCATCAGTCTCTTTGCCATGAAGTCCCAAACGGTGGTGAGCCAGAGGTCAGTGAAAATATACTCGACTTCGTGGAATTTTATTCGCAACATTTAGCCGTACCAGTACGTCGTAATGTCGATGCTCCGGCAGTACAACATGGTAAAAAGTTGTTTGCTGAAGTAGGGTGTAACAATTGCCACAAAACTGACGTTAAAACAGCAAAAATGGAATCTAGACCTGCACTGTCAGAACAAACTATTCACCCATATACAGATTTGTTATTACACGATATGGGTGAGGGATTAAGTGACGGGCGATCGGAAGCTCTTGCGTCAGGAAATGAATGGCGGACACCACCACTATGGGGTATCGGCTATACAGAAGAAGTAAACAACCACACTTACTTCTTACACGATGGACGAGCTCGAAATCTTATGGAAGCGGTTCTTTGGCATGGCGGAGAAGCTCAACAAGCCAAAGCAAAAGTACTTCAGTTCAATAAGCAAGAACGAGAAGCCTTAATCGCATTTTTGAATTCTTTATAA
- a CDS encoding DUF1513 domain-containing protein codes for MQQMVTDNTRRSLLKAALFGACAPLLPFGCASSAQKQAALIGCAVTSRNQFSAVIADKEGQAISQLPLPARGHGVAIHPQLSQAVAFGRRPGEFMMVFDYQTGEMITLNLSGSERHFYGHGVYSNDGTLLFATEGERGTSRGIIGVYDVKDGYKKTAELTGFGIGPHEVIMMPNNTLAIGVGGVHTNGREPLNIDTMTPSLTYLSMDGKVLEQVSLPDHHLSIRHLAHDGSETVLCGQQYRGQPEDSPSLISMHTRGGEMQPLIAEPEEWARFNHYIASIAATDKWILATSPVGNCYGIWSKHTRRLVELAPLPDASGVVVDGDLFQVSSGAGLVVKNQYPIGAETNISNVQWDNHWAAIH; via the coding sequence ATGCAACAGATGGTGACTGATAATACTCGCCGCTCACTCTTAAAAGCGGCTCTTTTTGGCGCTTGTGCGCCGCTGCTACCGTTTGGTTGTGCTAGTTCTGCCCAGAAACAAGCCGCGCTGATTGGTTGCGCTGTAACAAGTCGCAACCAGTTTAGTGCTGTAATCGCTGATAAAGAAGGGCAAGCTATTTCTCAGTTGCCTCTGCCTGCTAGAGGTCATGGTGTGGCTATTCACCCGCAACTTTCTCAAGCGGTTGCCTTCGGAAGGCGTCCGGGTGAGTTCATGATGGTGTTTGACTATCAAACTGGTGAGATGATTACGCTCAATCTGTCGGGCTCTGAGCGACATTTTTATGGTCACGGTGTTTATTCCAATGACGGCACATTGCTGTTTGCTACAGAAGGTGAGCGTGGCACCAGTCGAGGTATCATTGGTGTTTATGATGTCAAAGACGGCTATAAGAAAACCGCTGAGTTAACCGGATTTGGAATTGGCCCACACGAAGTGATAATGATGCCGAATAACACTTTAGCAATTGGTGTTGGAGGTGTTCATACTAATGGTCGTGAACCATTAAACATCGACACTATGACCCCAAGTCTGACGTATCTATCTATGGATGGCAAAGTGCTCGAACAGGTATCTCTGCCTGACCACCATTTGAGTATTCGTCACCTCGCTCACGATGGAAGCGAAACGGTCCTGTGTGGTCAGCAATATCGCGGGCAGCCTGAAGATTCACCATCATTAATTTCAATGCATACTCGAGGTGGAGAAATGCAGCCATTAATAGCAGAACCTGAAGAGTGGGCTCGTTTTAATCACTACATTGCGAGCATTGCTGCTACGGATAAGTGGATACTGGCGACATCTCCTGTCGGTAACTGTTATGGTATTTGGTCTAAGCACACTCGCCGTTTAGTCGAACTTGCACCATTACCTGACGCGTCAGGTGTGGTTGTAGATGGTGATCTATTTCAGGTCAGTTCTGGTGCTGGGTTAGTGGTGAAGAACCAGTATCCAATTGGTGCTGAAACCAACATATCAAATGTTCAATGGGATAATCATTGGGCAGCAATTCACTAA
- a CDS encoding imelysin family protein gives MKVKSFLVQSIAVSFALASTSSMAAVTQQQVVENYADIAHAVFADSLSTAKGLEKSVDAFLSAPSEAKLHDVKKAWLAARVPYQQSEVFRFGNAVVDDWEGQLNAWPLDEGLIDYVATDYQYELGNEGASANIIGNKSITIGATAIDASTITPELIASLNEVGGSEANVASGYHAIEFLLWGQDLNGTNPGAGARPYTDYVQGAACTNGNCDRRAQYLKASVQLLVQDLEWMEKQWSTEEKGNYRQELLADSATNGIRKMLFGMGSLSLGELAGERMKVALEANSTEDEHDCFSDNTHNSHYFNEQGIYNIYTGSYSRADGSKLSGPSINDLVAAKDSTAAKDILAQFEASRAEVGKLVTSAEKNNVHFDQLIAADNAEGNALVNKAITGLVAQTASIERAATIIGIDNLNPDNADHEF, from the coding sequence ATGAAAGTGAAATCGTTTTTAGTCCAATCTATCGCCGTTTCTTTTGCTCTAGCTAGTACTTCAAGTATGGCCGCTGTTACCCAACAACAAGTTGTAGAAAATTATGCAGATATTGCACATGCAGTGTTCGCTGACTCATTATCTACAGCAAAAGGGCTTGAAAAGTCAGTAGATGCTTTTCTATCTGCGCCATCAGAAGCAAAACTCCATGATGTTAAAAAAGCTTGGTTAGCTGCACGCGTACCTTACCAACAATCTGAAGTTTTCCGTTTTGGTAACGCTGTAGTTGATGACTGGGAAGGGCAGTTAAACGCTTGGCCTTTAGATGAAGGCTTGATCGACTATGTAGCTACAGATTACCAGTACGAACTGGGTAATGAAGGCGCAAGCGCAAACATTATCGGTAATAAATCTATTACTATTGGTGCGACAGCGATCGACGCATCAACAATTACCCCTGAGCTTATTGCTAGCTTAAATGAAGTTGGTGGCTCTGAAGCGAACGTTGCTTCTGGTTACCATGCAATCGAATTTCTTCTTTGGGGCCAAGATCTAAACGGTACTAACCCAGGCGCTGGTGCTCGTCCATATACGGACTATGTTCAAGGTGCTGCATGTACTAACGGCAATTGTGATCGTCGCGCACAGTATCTCAAAGCGTCAGTTCAGCTTCTTGTTCAAGATTTAGAATGGATGGAGAAGCAGTGGTCTACTGAAGAGAAAGGAAACTACCGTCAAGAGCTTCTTGCTGATTCTGCTACTAATGGTATCCGTAAGATGCTATTTGGTATGGGTTCACTATCTCTTGGCGAACTTGCTGGTGAGCGTATGAAAGTGGCTCTGGAAGCTAACTCTACAGAAGATGAGCATGATTGTTTCTCTGATAACACTCACAACTCGCACTACTTCAACGAGCAAGGCATCTACAACATCTACACAGGTTCATACTCACGTGCTGACGGTTCTAAGCTCTCTGGTCCAAGCATCAATGATCTAGTCGCTGCAAAAGATTCTACAGCCGCTAAAGATATCTTAGCGCAGTTCGAAGCGTCTCGCGCAGAAGTTGGCAAGCTTGTTACTTCGGCTGAGAAAAACAACGTACATTTTGATCAGCTTATTGCGGCAGATAACGCAGAAGGTAACGCTTTGGTAAACAAAGCGATTACCGGTCTAGTCGCTCAAACTGCTTCGATCGAACGTGCAGCTACCATCATTGGTATTGACAATCTGAACCCAGATAACGCTGACCACGAGTTTTAA